GGCCCGGCCCAGGCCGGTGTCATCGCTTACTGAGGAACACGGACATGACGTACGCCACCACCAATCCCTACACCGGAGAGGTATTGAAGACTTTCCCCTCCGCCACCAATGAACAGGTGGCGACCGCCATCGACAAGGCACATGCGGCCTTCCTGACGTGGCGTGAGACGCCTCACGGCGAACGCGCGGCTATCCTGCAAAAGGCTGCCGACATCCTGCGCAAGGAATGCAATGCCTACGCCAAGCTGCTGACGCTGGAGATGGGCAAGCTGTACGCCGAAGCCAAGGCGGAAGTCGAACTGTCGGCGAGAATCTTCGAATACTACGTCCACAACGCCGAACGGCTGCTGCAACCGGAAAAGCTGCCGGTGGCGGATCCGGCGGAAGGCGTCGCCATCCTGGTGCACGAACCGCTGGGCGTGCTGCTGGCCATCGAACCCTGGAACTTCCCCTACTACCAGATCGCGCGCATCATCGCGCCTCAATTGTCGGCGGGCAACACCATGCTGCTGAAGCACGCCTCCAACGTGCCGCAAAGCGCCGCGGCTTTCGAGACGCTGATGCGCGAGGCAGGCCTGCCCGATGGCGCATTCACCAATCTGTATGCGACGCGTGACCAGGTCGAAATGATCATCAACGACCCGCGCGTGCACGGCGTCGCGCTGACGGGTTCCGAGGACGCCGGCGCAATCGTCGCCGCCCAGGCCGGCAAGGCCTTGAAGAAGTCGACCATGGAACTGGGGGGTGCCGACGCCTTCGTCGTGCTGGCGGACGCCGACATGGAGAAGACCGTCAAGTGGGCGGTGTTCGGCCGGCACTGGAACGGGGGCCAGGTCTGCGTATCGTCCAAGCGCATGATCATCGTGGACCAGGTCTATGACGAATTCCTGCGCCGCTACCGCGAAGGCGTCGCCGCCTTGAAGGCGGGCGATCCTTTCGACGCCGCTACCACGCTGGCGCCGCTGTCCTCCCAGGCCGCCGCCGATGACCTCAAGGAAAAAATCCGCTTGGCCGTGGCGCACGGCGCCAAGGCGGAACAGGTGGGGCCACCCGTACCGGAACAAGGCGCTTTCGTGCAGCCCACCATCCTGACCGGAATCGGCCCGGAAAACCCGGCGCGCCATTGGGAGTTCTTCGGCCCGGTATCCATGCTGTTTCGCGCCAGGGACGAGGCCGACGCGGTGCGCATCGCCAACGACTCGCCTTTCGGCCTGGGCGGTTCGGTATTCACCGCCGACACCGGGCGCGGCGCCGAGGTCGCCCGGCAGATCTCCACCGGCATGGTGTTCGTCAATCATCCGACCAAGGTGGAAGCCGATCTGCCGTTCGGAGGCATCCGCCGCTCCGGCTACGGCCGTGAACTGCTTGGGCTGGGGCTCAAGGAGTTCGTCAACCACAAACTGATCGACGTCGTCGATATCGACGCACGTTTCTGACAGGAGATTTTCCATGACCAAGACCATGAAAGCCGCGGTTGTCCGCGAATTCGGCAAGCCGCTGGTGATCGAGGAAGTCGCGGTGCCCACGCCTGGCCCTGGGCAGATACTGGTCAAGATCGCCGCGACGGGGGTCTGCCATACCGACCTGCACGCCGCCGAGGGCGACTGGCCGGTCAAGCCCAATCCGCCCTTCATCCCCGGCCACGAAGGCGTCGGCCACGTCGTGGGCGTCGGCGCCGGCGTCACGCACATCAAGGAAGGCGATCGCGTCGGCGTACCCTGGCTGTACACCGCCTGCGGCCACTGCAAGCACTGCCTGGGCGGTTGGGAAACGCTGTGCCACGAACAGCAGAACACCGGCTATTCGGTGAACGGCAGCTTCGCCGAGTACGTCGTCGCCGATCCCAACTACGTCGGCCACCTGCCGGACAATGTGTCCTTCGTGGATATCGCGCCCATCCTGTGCGCCGGCGTCACGGTCTACAAGGGCTTGAAAGTCACCGACACCAAACCCGACGACTGGATGGTGATTTCGGGGATCGGCGGCCTGGGACACCTGGCCGTGCAATATGCCAAGGCCATGGGCCTGAACGTGCTGGCCGTCGACATCGACGACGACAAGCTGGAACTGGCGACGAAACTGGGTGCCGCGTTGACGGTGAACGCGCGCACCACGGACCCGGTGACGTTCGTGAAGCGCGAAATCGGCGGT
This genomic interval from Bordetella genomosp. 8 contains the following:
- the adhP gene encoding alcohol dehydrogenase AdhP, translated to MTKTMKAAVVREFGKPLVIEEVAVPTPGPGQILVKIAATGVCHTDLHAAEGDWPVKPNPPFIPGHEGVGHVVGVGAGVTHIKEGDRVGVPWLYTACGHCKHCLGGWETLCHEQQNTGYSVNGSFAEYVVADPNYVGHLPDNVSFVDIAPILCAGVTVYKGLKVTDTKPDDWMVISGIGGLGHLAVQYAKAMGLNVLAVDIDDDKLELATKLGAALTVNARTTDPVTFVKREIGGAQGVLVTAVSPKAFEQSLGMVGRGGTVSLNGLPPGDFPLSIFDTVLNGITVRGSIVGTRLDLQEALNFAGEGKVKATIATESLENINDIFSRMHHGDIQGRIVIDFQK
- a CDS encoding NAD-dependent succinate-semialdehyde dehydrogenase — encoded protein: MTYATTNPYTGEVLKTFPSATNEQVATAIDKAHAAFLTWRETPHGERAAILQKAADILRKECNAYAKLLTLEMGKLYAEAKAEVELSARIFEYYVHNAERLLQPEKLPVADPAEGVAILVHEPLGVLLAIEPWNFPYYQIARIIAPQLSAGNTMLLKHASNVPQSAAAFETLMREAGLPDGAFTNLYATRDQVEMIINDPRVHGVALTGSEDAGAIVAAQAGKALKKSTMELGGADAFVVLADADMEKTVKWAVFGRHWNGGQVCVSSKRMIIVDQVYDEFLRRYREGVAALKAGDPFDAATTLAPLSSQAAADDLKEKIRLAVAHGAKAEQVGPPVPEQGAFVQPTILTGIGPENPARHWEFFGPVSMLFRARDEADAVRIANDSPFGLGGSVFTADTGRGAEVARQISTGMVFVNHPTKVEADLPFGGIRRSGYGRELLGLGLKEFVNHKLIDVVDIDARF